One stretch of Sinomonas terrae DNA includes these proteins:
- a CDS encoding putative quinol monooxygenase, whose protein sequence is MTFANAGTLGTVPGKRDELVARLTMRSPLLEQLGCLAYEVGVNDDEPDTVFVVEIWESAEAHRSSLADPEVQASIASARPLLSGAFGGFRFDIVGSPLRD, encoded by the coding sequence ATGACTTTCGCAAACGCGGGCACCCTTGGCACCGTGCCTGGCAAACGTGACGAGCTGGTAGCGCGTCTCACCATGCGCAGCCCTCTGTTGGAGCAGCTGGGGTGCCTCGCTTATGAAGTCGGGGTCAACGACGATGAACCTGACACAGTATTCGTCGTCGAGATCTGGGAGAGCGCGGAAGCCCACAGATCCTCGCTCGCTGATCCAGAGGTTCAGGCGTCAATCGCCTCGGCACGCCCGCTCTTGTCCGGCGCCTTTGGCGGCTTTCGGTTCGACATCGTGGGATCTCCGCTTCGCGATTGA
- a CDS encoding VOC family protein, with translation MDNVAVVVDDLDAAVAFFTELGMVVEGKASIEGVWADRTVGLDGIRSDIVVMSTPDGHGKLELTKYHAPDLSEASPENPPPNTLGLHRVMFAVDDIDDTIRRLRAHGAELLGEVAQYEDMFRLCYLRGPAGIILALAEQIG, from the coding sequence ATGGACAACGTGGCGGTCGTCGTCGATGACCTGGACGCGGCTGTCGCGTTCTTCACTGAACTCGGCATGGTTGTCGAAGGCAAGGCGTCAATCGAAGGCGTCTGGGCGGACCGTACGGTCGGACTCGACGGCATCCGAAGCGACATCGTGGTGATGTCCACTCCGGACGGACACGGAAAGCTCGAGCTGACCAAGTACCACGCGCCTGACCTGTCCGAGGCGAGCCCCGAGAACCCGCCGCCCAACACGCTTGGCCTGCATCGAGTCATGTTCGCCGTCGACGACATCGACGACACCATCAGGCGCCTGCGCGCCCACGGCGCAGAGCTCCTCGGCGAGGTCGCGCAGTACGAGGATATGTTCCGGCTCTGCTACCTCCGCGGCCCGGCGGGCATCATCCTCGCCCTGGCTGAGCAGATCGGCTAG